In one Desulfoferula mesophila genomic region, the following are encoded:
- a CDS encoding HpcH/HpaI aldolase/citrate lyase family protein yields MEFSSIRSALFVPGTRPDRVDKALATQADAVIIDLEDAVPPEKKVEAREVARAKLEQHARREIMVRANSLDSGQFELDLTALRGLPLSCLFVPKVERGPQVESIDQALRGLEEAAGLTPYSIGAMYLIESALGVENAFAIAGHPVHGQRPAMLAFGAADYANDLGMELSPQGDELYYPRHRVSNASHAAGLPGPLDSPFMRDLDDLAALEADARRAKAVGFGGKLCIHPNQVPVCNRVFSPSERHIARAQKIVAAFEETLTQGQGVLKVDGEFVDEPVVESCRRLLRRARLDSSAG; encoded by the coding sequence ATGGAATTCTCCTCGATCAGAAGCGCCCTGTTCGTACCCGGCACCCGTCCCGACCGGGTGGACAAGGCCCTGGCCACCCAGGCGGACGCGGTAATCATCGATCTGGAAGACGCGGTGCCCCCCGAGAAAAAGGTCGAGGCCCGCGAGGTGGCCCGCGCCAAGCTGGAGCAGCACGCGCGGCGGGAAATCATGGTGCGGGCCAATTCGTTGGATTCGGGCCAGTTCGAGTTGGACCTGACCGCCTTGCGGGGTCTGCCCCTGAGTTGCCTGTTCGTGCCCAAGGTGGAGCGCGGGCCGCAGGTTGAGAGCATCGACCAGGCCCTCCGCGGCCTGGAAGAGGCCGCCGGGCTGACCCCCTATTCCATCGGAGCCATGTACCTCATCGAATCGGCCTTGGGGGTGGAAAACGCCTTTGCCATCGCCGGCCATCCGGTTCATGGCCAACGCCCGGCCATGCTGGCCTTTGGCGCGGCGGACTACGCCAACGACCTGGGCATGGAGCTGAGCCCGCAGGGAGACGAACTCTACTACCCCCGCCACCGGGTGAGCAACGCCAGCCACGCCGCCGGCCTGCCCGGCCCCTTGGACAGCCCCTTCATGCGCGACCTGGACGACCTGGCCGCCCTGGAGGCCGACGCCCGGCGGGCCAAGGCGGTGGGCTTTGGCGGCAAGCTGTGCATCCACCCCAACCAGGTGCCGGTGTGCAACCGGGTCTTCTCCCCCAGCGAGCGCCACATCGCCCGGGCCCAAAAAATCGTCGCGGCTTTTGAGGAGACCCTGACCCAGGGTCAAGGGGTGCTCAAGGTGGACGGCGAGTTCGTGGACGAGCCGGTGGTGGAGAGCTGTCGCCGCTTGCTGCGCCGGGCCCGGCTCGATTCCTCGGCAGGTTAA
- a CDS encoding ATP-binding protein, whose product MPTGLIKEQEMLRMAVIGGGKRCRSMLEMLESKTFKYLRADIVGVADLNPEAEGVCRAREKGIFTTTDCAQLFNLEHLDLVIELTDDQELLSNLEASKPESVGVIGHTASRLFHDLIFLYQQLSQTEDAASIARSFNEALVDSTNQGVMVLGGDYRIVHANQVALTNAGLSREDALGRYCFQVSHQAITPCDSPETPCPMRQTLATGKSAHAIHEHVQQDGATHYCDVSTYPLMNRKGEVVQVLELFRDITDELSLRMEKRTEAIKADLARMVQEDKLVALGKLVASVAHEINNPIAAIYNFVKLMRKGMGEGRLKAQELRDYQGYLDLCAQEAQRCSKIVASLLSFARQNSPAPRAVDLRELLDTTVILTGHRMDLSGVECTLEVPANELEVWGDSSQLQQVFTNLIFNAMEAMPQGGKLRISGGLLEEEAKVWLEFSDTGEGIAPENLSRIFEPFFSTKGDGHGVGLGLSMVYGIVREHRGEVSVDSRPGGGTTFRLVLPKAGQGESLGEDD is encoded by the coding sequence ATGCCCACTGGTTTAATTAAGGAACAGGAAATGCTTCGCATGGCGGTGATCGGCGGCGGAAAACGCTGCCGCTCCATGCTGGAGATGCTTGAATCCAAAACATTCAAATACCTGCGCGCGGATATCGTGGGGGTGGCCGACCTGAATCCCGAAGCCGAGGGAGTATGCCGGGCCCGGGAAAAGGGCATCTTCACCACCACCGACTGCGCCCAGTTATTCAACCTGGAACATTTGGACCTGGTTATCGAACTAACCGACGACCAGGAGTTGCTCAGCAACCTGGAGGCCAGCAAGCCCGAATCGGTGGGGGTGATCGGGCACACCGCCTCGCGCCTTTTTCATGACCTGATTTTCCTCTACCAGCAACTTTCCCAAACCGAGGACGCGGCCAGCATTGCCCGGTCTTTCAACGAGGCCCTGGTGGACAGCACCAATCAGGGAGTGATGGTGCTGGGGGGCGACTACCGTATCGTGCATGCCAATCAAGTGGCCCTGACCAACGCCGGCTTGAGCCGGGAGGATGCCCTGGGGCGTTACTGCTTTCAGGTTAGCCACCAGGCCATCACCCCCTGCGACAGCCCGGAAACCCCTTGTCCAATGAGGCAGACCCTGGCCACCGGCAAGAGCGCTCACGCCATCCACGAGCATGTGCAGCAGGACGGCGCCACCCATTACTGCGACGTTTCCACCTATCCGCTCATGAACCGCAAGGGCGAGGTGGTACAGGTGTTGGAGCTTTTCCGCGACATCACCGACGAGCTTAGCCTACGCATGGAAAAGCGCACCGAGGCCATAAAAGCGGACCTGGCCCGCATGGTGCAGGAAGACAAACTGGTGGCCCTGGGCAAACTGGTGGCTTCGGTGGCCCATGAGATCAACAACCCCATCGCGGCCATTTACAATTTTGTAAAGCTGATGCGCAAGGGCATGGGCGAAGGCCGGCTCAAGGCCCAGGAGTTACGCGATTACCAAGGCTATTTGGATCTGTGTGCCCAGGAGGCGCAACGCTGCAGCAAGATCGTGGCCAGCCTGCTTTCCTTTGCCCGCCAGAACAGCCCCGCCCCGCGCGCGGTGGATCTGCGCGAGTTGTTGGACACCACCGTGATTCTCACCGGCCACCGCATGGATCTCTCCGGAGTGGAATGCACCCTGGAGGTGCCCGCCAACGAGTTGGAGGTGTGGGGAGACTCCTCGCAACTGCAGCAGGTGTTCACCAACCTCATCTTCAACGCCATGGAGGCCATGCCCCAGGGCGGCAAGCTGCGAATCAGCGGAGGGCTGTTGGAGGAAGAGGCCAAGGTATGGCTGGAGTTCAGCGACACCGGGGAAGGAATTGCTCCGGAAAACCTGTCGCGTATTTTCGAGCCCTTTTTCTCCACCAAGGGAGACGGCCACGGGGTGGGCCTGGGGCTTAGCATGGTTTACGGCATCGTGCGCGAGCACCGGGGAGAGGTGTCGGTGGACAGCAGGCCGGGTGGGGGCACCACCTTCCGCCTGGTGCTGCCCAAGGCAGGCCAGGGAGAGAGCCTGGGAGAGGACGATTAG
- a CDS encoding sigma-54-dependent transcriptional regulator has protein sequence MSNPLRVLVVDDELAMRESIAAWLVQDGQQVAKAAGGREALDLMEEREFDLALVDIKMPGMDGLELLKHIKEGHPDTLVIIVTAYGSIESAVDAMKSGASDYLLKPFDPEHLMLLLEKMGRQRRLMQENKMLRLRVAEGRASGFEDMVGGSPAMLKVFEQIEEVAATDAPVLIAGETGSGKELVARAIHNRSARSFGPFVAINCGAQSESLLESELFGHERGAFTGAVKARRGRLEMADGGTLFLDEVGEISPKMQVALLRVLEDGSFMRVGGGQPLTSDFRLICATHRNLPELIAAGGFRQDFYYRINVFSVNVPPLRQRREDVIPLAEHFIAVFSQETGKAAPELEDKARRALLGYAWPGNVRELRNIMERAVIVSKGGHIGLEQLTFLEEGPKPGASSMSLAEMEAEHIRRVLQAHGNNITQAAAALGIDRTTLARKIKKAGLRTS, from the coding sequence ATGAGCAATCCGCTACGGGTTTTGGTGGTGGACGACGAGTTGGCCATGCGCGAGTCCATCGCCGCCTGGCTGGTGCAGGACGGCCAACAGGTGGCCAAGGCCGCCGGCGGGCGCGAAGCGCTGGATCTCATGGAGGAGCGGGAGTTCGACCTGGCCCTGGTGGACATCAAGATGCCGGGCATGGACGGCCTGGAGTTGCTCAAGCACATCAAGGAAGGCCACCCGGACACCCTGGTCATCATCGTCACCGCCTACGGCTCCATAGAATCGGCGGTGGACGCCATGAAATCCGGGGCCAGCGACTACCTGCTTAAGCCCTTCGACCCCGAACATTTGATGCTGCTCTTGGAAAAGATGGGCCGCCAGCGGCGCCTGATGCAGGAAAACAAGATGCTGCGCCTGCGCGTGGCCGAGGGACGGGCCTCCGGCTTCGAGGACATGGTGGGCGGCTCCCCGGCCATGCTCAAGGTCTTCGAGCAGATCGAGGAGGTGGCCGCCACCGACGCGCCGGTGCTCATCGCGGGCGAAACCGGCTCCGGCAAGGAGTTGGTGGCCCGGGCCATCCACAACCGTAGCGCCCGTTCCTTCGGGCCCTTCGTGGCCATCAACTGCGGGGCCCAGAGCGAGAGCCTGTTGGAAAGCGAACTGTTCGGCCACGAGCGGGGCGCCTTCACCGGCGCGGTCAAGGCCAGGCGGGGCCGCCTGGAAATGGCCGACGGCGGCACCTTGTTCCTGGACGAGGTGGGCGAGATCTCCCCCAAGATGCAGGTGGCCTTGCTCCGGGTGTTGGAGGACGGCAGCTTCATGCGGGTGGGAGGCGGCCAGCCGCTGACCAGCGACTTCCGCCTGATCTGCGCCACCCACCGCAACCTGCCCGAGCTAATCGCGGCCGGCGGTTTCCGCCAGGACTTCTATTACCGCATCAACGTTTTCTCGGTGAACGTGCCCCCCTTGCGCCAGCGCCGCGAAGACGTGATCCCCTTGGCCGAGCACTTCATTGCCGTTTTCTCCCAGGAAACCGGCAAGGCCGCTCCAGAGTTGGAGGACAAGGCCCGCCGGGCCCTGTTGGGTTACGCCTGGCCGGGCAACGTGCGTGAGCTGCGCAACATCATGGAGCGGGCGGTCATCGTCAGCAAAGGCGGCCACATCGGTCTGGAGCAGCTCACCTTCCTGGAAGAAGGGCCCAAGCCCGGCGCCTCTTCCATGAGCCTGGCGGAAATGGAGGCCGAGCACATCCGCCGCGTCTTGCAGGCCCACGGCAACAACATCACCCAGGCGGCGGCCGCCCTGGGCATAGACCGCACCACCCTGGCCCGCAAGATCAAGAAGGCTGGGCTGCGTACTTCATGA
- a CDS encoding glycine cleavage system protein H: MTTQTGNKTKSKAPMVFDMTSNECIWSKAGVVAHRLCHNAFDCLSCSFDKAIQRKRARGWHEDGLEQNQENYWTSENWQNTAPHKRYCRHMLTGRVAFKLCPNHYACARCAYDQMLDDEGLAEPTTLVHMHDAAGFVVPDDYYLHPGHTWARVEYGGRVRIGLDDLAARLFGPADEFRLPQLGMAVTGGGKELAFSRGGRQARAASPIEGVVVARNPKVLQNPAAANQLPYDEGWLLLVEPIRLQRDLKGMQTGEEGVAWMEQESQRLSDQITADTGQRLAATGGRMVPDIYGAVPGLDWKHLVHEFL, translated from the coding sequence ATGACTACCCAAACTGGAAACAAGACCAAGAGCAAGGCTCCCATGGTGTTCGACATGACCAGCAACGAGTGCATCTGGTCCAAGGCCGGGGTAGTGGCTCACCGACTTTGTCACAACGCCTTTGACTGCCTGAGTTGCTCCTTTGACAAGGCCATCCAGCGCAAGCGGGCCCGCGGTTGGCACGAAGATGGTTTGGAGCAGAACCAGGAGAATTATTGGACCAGCGAGAATTGGCAGAATACCGCGCCTCACAAGCGCTATTGCCGCCACATGCTCACCGGGCGGGTGGCTTTCAAGCTGTGCCCCAATCACTACGCCTGCGCCAGATGCGCCTACGACCAGATGCTCGACGACGAGGGCCTGGCCGAGCCCACGACCCTGGTACACATGCACGACGCCGCGGGATTCGTGGTGCCTGACGACTATTATCTGCACCCCGGCCACACCTGGGCCCGCGTGGAATACGGCGGCCGGGTGCGCATCGGCCTGGACGATCTGGCCGCCCGCCTGTTCGGACCGGCCGACGAATTCCGCCTGCCCCAGCTGGGCATGGCGGTGACCGGGGGCGGCAAGGAGCTGGCCTTCTCGCGCGGCGGACGCCAGGCCCGCGCGGCCAGCCCCATCGAGGGCGTGGTCGTGGCCCGCAATCCCAAGGTGTTGCAAAACCCGGCCGCGGCCAACCAGCTGCCTTACGACGAAGGCTGGCTGCTGTTGGTGGAGCCCATCCGCCTGCAACGCGACCTCAAGGGCATGCAGACCGGCGAGGAGGGCGTGGCCTGGATGGAGCAGGAGTCCCAGCGCCTGTCCGACCAGATCACCGCCGACACCGGCCAGCGCCTGGCGGCCACCGGTGGCCGCATGGTGCCCGACATCTACGGCGCGGTGCCCGGCCTTGATTGGAAGCACCTGGTCCACGAGTTCCTGTAG
- a CDS encoding helix-turn-helix domain-containing protein translates to MLPENEIGANIRTMRTGQGLSLDALANKTGFTKGYLSKVENSDKAPPVSTLLIIAKSLGVTISEIFGEGQEKVTAALVTKEERKPVARDGTVFGYSYETLAHKYAGRHMEPYILTIPAHITESAVFKHQGEEMMLVLEGTMRLVHGNDEFIVRQGDCIYFDSGIEHYGLPMDGQDLKILMVVYLAE, encoded by the coding sequence ATGCTTCCAGAGAACGAAATCGGAGCCAACATCCGTACAATGCGCACCGGCCAGGGCCTGTCCCTGGACGCCTTGGCCAACAAGACCGGTTTTACAAAGGGCTACCTGTCCAAAGTGGAAAACTCGGACAAGGCCCCGCCGGTGTCCACGCTGCTGATCATCGCCAAGTCTTTGGGGGTGACGATCTCCGAAATCTTCGGGGAAGGGCAGGAAAAGGTTACCGCCGCGCTGGTAACCAAGGAGGAACGCAAGCCCGTGGCCCGCGACGGCACGGTGTTCGGCTATTCCTACGAAACCCTGGCCCACAAGTATGCCGGGCGGCACATGGAGCCCTACATCCTCACCATCCCCGCCCACATCACCGAGAGCGCGGTATTCAAGCACCAGGGCGAGGAAATGATGCTGGTGCTGGAGGGCACCATGCGCTTGGTGCACGGCAATGACGAGTTCATCGTGCGGCAGGGCGATTGCATCTACTTCGATTCCGGCATCGAGCATTACGGCCTGCCCATGGACGGGCAGGACCTCAAGATACTGATGGTCGTCTACCTGGCCGAATAG
- a CDS encoding 3-hydroxyacyl-CoA dehydrogenase family protein, with translation MGEYDIQNVGVLGAGLMGHGIAQLLAVGGCRVKLFDNDPQVLSDAPRRMRDNLGVFLGLGMITREAIDEALGRVNLASDLAELCEGRDLVIEAVSENLELKRRVFASLEELAAPDCILASNTSAISIGKIAQGLARPGRVVGAHFWNPPHVVPCVEVIRGPQTEDAVLESVYDLLRRVGKRPVRVQKDVPGFVGNRMQHALWREAISLVEEGIASAEDVDEVVRYSFGLRLAFLGPLATADLAGLDLTYDVHKDLFPHLDRSTEPSPLLIRKIERGELGAKSGQGFHSWTPEKLKQVISRRDEVLLKIVREVLS, from the coding sequence ATGGGCGAATACGATATACAAAACGTCGGGGTGCTGGGCGCGGGGCTCATGGGCCACGGCATCGCCCAACTGCTGGCGGTGGGCGGCTGCCGGGTCAAGTTGTTCGACAACGACCCTCAGGTGTTGTCCGATGCGCCGAGGCGCATGCGAGACAACCTGGGCGTGTTCCTGGGCCTGGGCATGATCACCCGGGAAGCGATCGATGAGGCCCTGGGGCGCGTCAACCTGGCCTCGGACCTGGCCGAGCTGTGCGAGGGCCGGGACCTGGTCATCGAGGCGGTCAGCGAGAACCTGGAGCTCAAGCGCCGGGTCTTCGCCTCCCTGGAGGAGCTGGCCGCTCCCGATTGCATCCTGGCCAGCAACACTTCGGCCATCAGCATCGGCAAGATCGCCCAAGGCCTGGCTCGCCCCGGCCGGGTGGTGGGCGCCCATTTCTGGAACCCGCCCCACGTGGTGCCCTGCGTGGAGGTGATTCGCGGGCCGCAGACCGAGGATGCGGTGCTGGAGTCGGTGTACGACCTGCTGCGCCGGGTGGGCAAGCGTCCGGTGCGGGTGCAAAAGGACGTGCCCGGCTTTGTGGGCAACCGCATGCAACACGCCCTGTGGCGCGAGGCCATCTCCCTGGTTGAAGAGGGCATCGCCAGCGCCGAGGACGTGGACGAGGTGGTGCGCTACAGCTTCGGCCTGCGCCTGGCCTTCCTGGGCCCCCTGGCCACCGCCGACTTGGCGGGCCTGGATCTCACCTATGACGTGCACAAAGATCTGTTTCCCCACCTGGACCGTTCCACCGAGCCTTCACCCCTGCTCATCCGCAAGATAGAGAGGGGCGAGCTGGGGGCCAAGAGCGGCCAGGGTTTCCATAGCTGGACGCCTGAAAAGCTCAAGCAGGTTATCTCCCGGCGGGACGAGGTTCTGCTCAAGATCGTGCGGGAGGTTTTGTCCTAG
- a CDS encoding branched-chain amino acid ABC transporter permease, with product MGEAAVFFLHGLAYAGLLFLVSSGLTLVFGMMNVLNFAHASFYMLGAYFAYSILHYTGNFWLALLISPIILLFIGAFVERYLLRKVHVHGHVHELLLTFGLAYIIQEAVKLLWGTTPQAMPLTGLLADTVNFFGVVYPVYRLFIFCLSALLGLGMALLLFKTRIGIIVRAAVDDNPMVDALGINVPLVFMGVFAVGAALSGFAGVAAGPLLSVFPGMAGAILVDAFVVIVMGGMGSLGGAVLASFIIGELQSFGVLLFPDFSLALIYMLMALVLVLKPEGLFGEKQ from the coding sequence ATGGGTGAAGCGGCTGTCTTTTTCTTGCACGGCCTAGCCTACGCCGGGTTGTTGTTCCTGGTCTCCTCAGGGCTCACCCTGGTCTTCGGCATGATGAACGTGCTGAATTTCGCCCACGCCTCCTTCTATATGCTAGGCGCCTATTTCGCCTACTCCATCCTGCACTACACCGGCAACTTCTGGCTGGCCCTGCTCATCAGCCCCATCATCCTGTTGTTCATCGGCGCCTTTGTGGAGCGCTATTTGCTGCGCAAGGTGCACGTGCATGGCCACGTGCACGAGTTGCTGCTCACCTTCGGTCTGGCCTACATCATCCAGGAGGCGGTGAAGCTCCTGTGGGGCACCACCCCCCAGGCCATGCCCCTGACCGGGCTTTTGGCGGATACGGTCAACTTCTTCGGCGTGGTCTACCCGGTGTACCGCCTGTTCATCTTTTGCCTTTCGGCCCTGCTGGGCCTGGGCATGGCCCTGTTGTTGTTCAAGACCCGCATCGGCATCATCGTGCGAGCGGCGGTGGACGACAACCCCATGGTGGACGCCCTGGGCATCAACGTGCCCCTGGTTTTCATGGGGGTGTTCGCGGTGGGCGCGGCCCTGTCCGGTTTTGCCGGGGTGGCCGCCGGACCGCTGCTCAGCGTGTTTCCGGGCATGGCCGGGGCCATCCTGGTGGACGCCTTCGTGGTCATCGTGATGGGGGGCATGGGCAGCCTGGGCGGCGCGGTGTTGGCTTCGTTCATCATCGGAGAGTTGCAGTCCTTCGGGGTTCTCCTGTTCCCTGATTTTTCCCTGGCTCTCATCTACATGCTCATGGCCCTGGTGCTGGTGCTTAAGCCGGAAGGCCTGTTCGGGGAGAAGCAATGA
- a CDS encoding branched-chain amino acid ABC transporter permease: MMASRNAMLRRVGLVLGLVILAVMPWLLGSYQLRLFTEAVIFSLFAVSYNMLLGYAGLLSFGHAMFFGWGAFSFAVALNHIPGIPLVGALALAVASATVMGLVVGVLLLRVKGTPFALLTLAFNALVFAIGIKWQSVTGGDDGLGVVAPPLHLGLGQINVSSGANLYYFTLLIVGAAIAFAWYFTRTAMGQSVLLIRENEERMRFLGYNTHVSRLILFVLSGALAGLAGAFYAILNAFVSLDAVSIDMTTKVLLMTFIGGTGQFLGPVAGAFFFTYVQNFLSDLTDNWPLIMGALFIAMVLWVPGGLAGLAAKLSRGRSDDDQDGTLAGME; encoded by the coding sequence ATGATGGCGAGCCGAAATGCCATGCTCCGTCGGGTGGGTTTGGTCTTGGGCCTGGTGATACTGGCCGTCATGCCTTGGCTGCTGGGCTCCTATCAGCTTCGCCTGTTCACCGAGGCGGTGATCTTTTCCCTGTTCGCGGTGAGCTACAACATGCTCCTGGGCTACGCCGGGCTGCTCTCCTTCGGCCATGCCATGTTTTTCGGCTGGGGCGCCTTCTCCTTTGCCGTGGCTCTCAACCACATCCCGGGCATCCCCCTGGTGGGCGCGCTGGCCCTGGCCGTGGCCTCCGCCACGGTGATGGGCCTGGTGGTGGGAGTGCTCTTGCTACGGGTCAAGGGTACCCCCTTCGCCTTGCTGACCCTGGCCTTCAACGCACTGGTGTTCGCCATCGGCATCAAGTGGCAATCGGTCACCGGCGGTGACGACGGCCTGGGAGTAGTCGCCCCGCCGCTGCACCTGGGCCTGGGCCAGATAAACGTGTCCAGTGGGGCCAACCTGTACTACTTCACGCTGCTGATCGTAGGCGCGGCCATAGCCTTTGCCTGGTACTTCACCCGCACGGCCATGGGCCAGTCGGTGCTGTTGATCCGCGAGAACGAGGAGCGCATGCGCTTCTTGGGCTACAACACCCACGTGTCGCGCCTGATTCTCTTCGTGCTCAGCGGGGCCCTGGCCGGCCTGGCGGGCGCCTTCTACGCTATCCTCAACGCCTTCGTGTCCCTGGACGCGGTGAGCATCGACATGACCACCAAGGTGCTCTTGATGACCTTCATCGGAGGCACCGGCCAATTCCTGGGTCCGGTGGCGGGCGCCTTTTTCTTCACCTACGTGCAGAACTTCCTGAGCGACCTTACCGACAACTGGCCCCTTATCATGGGCGCCCTGTTCATCGCCATGGTGCTGTGGGTGCCGGGAGGCCTGGCCGGGCTGGCGGCCAAGCTCTCCCGCGGGCGCTCGGATGACGACCAGGACGGCACCTTGGCCGGGATGGAGTAG
- a CDS encoding ABC transporter ATP-binding protein, whose protein sequence is MAILQVQGIQKDFSGLKVLTGVDFEVGARERFAVIGPNGAGKTTLFNIISGKFRPSAGRVVFDGRDISSLPPYTRARLGMARSFQITNIFQRLSALDNILAGVRSRAGLRHHLLRRPHHDRDLMERSEEILARVGLAEQRHTPAQELAYGQQRALEMGVTLSLEPKLVLLDEPTAGMSRQETEDAIAMIQRVTRDTACVIIEHDMNVVFSLADRISVLHYGVMLACGKPEEIRADQRVKDAYLGEEEA, encoded by the coding sequence ATGGCCATTTTGCAGGTGCAAGGCATTCAAAAGGACTTTTCCGGGCTCAAGGTGCTCACCGGGGTGGACTTTGAGGTGGGCGCCCGGGAGCGTTTCGCGGTAATCGGCCCCAACGGCGCGGGCAAGACCACCCTGTTCAACATCATCAGCGGCAAGTTTCGCCCCAGCGCCGGGCGGGTGGTGTTCGATGGTCGGGACATCTCCAGCCTGCCGCCCTACACCAGGGCCCGCCTGGGCATGGCCCGCTCCTTTCAGATCACCAACATCTTCCAGCGGCTCTCGGCCCTGGACAACATCCTGGCCGGGGTACGCTCCCGGGCCGGGCTGCGCCACCACCTGTTGCGGCGGCCCCACCACGACCGCGACCTCATGGAGCGCAGCGAAGAGATTCTGGCCCGGGTGGGGCTGGCCGAACAGCGGCACACCCCTGCCCAGGAGCTGGCTTACGGCCAGCAGCGGGCCTTGGAAATGGGGGTTACCCTGTCGCTGGAGCCCAAGCTGGTGCTCTTGGACGAACCCACCGCGGGCATGAGCCGCCAGGAGACCGAGGATGCCATCGCCATGATCCAGCGGGTTACCCGGGACACCGCCTGCGTGATCATCGAACACGACATGAACGTGGTGTTTTCCCTGGCCGATCGCATCTCGGTTTTGCACTACGGGGTGATGCTGGCCTGCGGCAAGCCGGAGGAGATCCGCGCCGACCAGAGGGTGAAGGACGCCTACCTGGGGGAGGAAGAAGCATGA
- a CDS encoding ABC transporter ATP-binding protein: MLQVNDLHTYYGKSHVLQGVDLSLEAGQLACLLGRNGVGKSTTLMSIMGLVPPRSGSVKFKDREVLGRSPHEVARLGLGFVPEERRIFKSLTVLENLLIGQKPPIRAGAEPWTTERIFDSFTRLGERRDNKGGHLSGGEQQMLTIARTLMGNPELILVDEPTEGLAPLVAEAVLEMLAAISRQGVTILMVEQNLKAALKLAQTFFIMSKGRIVFRGDGQELVAAESVRQKYLEV; the protein is encoded by the coding sequence ATGCTCCAGGTAAACGACCTGCACACCTATTACGGCAAAAGCCACGTCCTGCAAGGGGTGGATCTGAGCCTGGAGGCCGGGCAGTTGGCCTGCCTGCTGGGGCGCAACGGGGTGGGCAAGTCCACCACCCTGATGTCCATCATGGGCCTGGTGCCCCCCCGCAGCGGCAGCGTCAAGTTCAAGGACCGGGAGGTGCTGGGCCGCTCTCCCCACGAGGTCGCCCGTTTGGGCTTGGGCTTCGTGCCCGAGGAGCGGCGCATCTTCAAAAGCCTTACGGTGCTGGAAAACCTTTTGATCGGTCAAAAGCCGCCCATCCGGGCCGGAGCGGAGCCCTGGACCACCGAGCGCATATTCGACTCCTTCACCCGCCTGGGCGAGCGCCGCGACAACAAGGGCGGCCATCTCTCCGGCGGCGAGCAGCAGATGCTCACCATCGCCCGTACCCTGATGGGCAACCCCGAGCTGATCCTGGTGGACGAGCCCACGGAAGGGCTGGCCCCCCTGGTGGCCGAGGCGGTGCTGGAGATGCTGGCGGCCATCAGCCGCCAGGGGGTGACCATTCTCATGGTGGAGCAAAATCTCAAGGCCGCGCTCAAGCTGGCCCAGACCTTTTTCATCATGTCCAAGGGACGCATTGTCTTCAGGGGTGACGGCCAGGAACTGGTCGCCGCGGAGTCGGTGCGCCAAAAGTACCTAGAGGTGTAG